A region from the uncultured Draconibacterium sp. genome encodes:
- a CDS encoding DUF5683 domain-containing protein, translating to MIKRVFFLKILIPAFLLFMGTAALGQTTAQDSVVVAQANAEEEYVHSPQKATLYSAILPGLGQAYNKKYWKIPIIYAGFGTIGYFIHWNNDNYKILKQAYSDLTDGDENTRSYEDLEASKYYNLDDPTDYNNFKTGLSKQQSYYRRNRDLLIISMVGFYGLNIIDASVDAHLFDFDISEDLTFNWQPTMQYHKNQYVYGVSCTFTF from the coding sequence GTGATTAAACGCGTATTTTTCTTAAAAATATTGATTCCGGCATTTCTGCTTTTTATGGGCACCGCTGCGCTGGGACAAACAACTGCGCAAGACTCGGTTGTTGTTGCACAGGCAAATGCCGAAGAAGAATACGTACATTCACCCCAAAAAGCAACACTTTATTCTGCTATTTTGCCCGGTCTGGGCCAGGCTTACAACAAAAAATACTGGAAAATCCCCATCATTTACGCGGGCTTTGGTACCATCGGATACTTTATTCACTGGAACAACGACAATTACAAAATTCTTAAACAAGCTTACAGCGACCTTACCGATGGCGACGAGAATACACGCTCATATGAAGATTTGGAAGCATCAAAATACTACAACCTTGACGACCCAACCGATTATAACAACTTCAAAACAGGCCTAAGCAAACAACAAAGCTACTACCGGCGAAATCGCGACCTACTGATTATAAGCATGGTCGGATTTTATGGCCTGAATATTATCGATGCCAGTGTTGATGCCCACCTCTTCGATTTTGATATTAGCGAAGACCTGACATTTAACTGGCAACCTACAATGCAATACCATAAAAACCAGTACGTTTACGGAGTAAGTTGTACTTTTACTTTCTAA
- a CDS encoding LysM peptidoglycan-binding domain-containing protein — MKQISRFLFSLSAILFFGNFCWAQQHIDSLAVQVTDTMFVSADTTFSADTTDFFSMEPDDKLNAIFSEKMDSLMGSWDIQKRFNLDTSEVKLLDYPRNLPDSVYLKRLQDIEQVIDLTYNQVVKNYIKMYTEKRRDLVEVMLGLSAYYFPVFEETLDKYDMPLEIKYLAIIESALNPTARSRVGANGLWQFMYGTAKNMKLEITSFVDERRDPVKATDAAARYLQKLYDIYGDWHLAIAAYNCGPGNVNRAIRRSGGKTNYWEIYYRLPRETRGYVPAFIAATYAFEYHKEHQLIARYPEIELSVDTVMVNDYLHFNQVCAKVNIEKEELRALNPMYRRDVIPAKQSKPYPLVLPNDVILDFVGLDTTIYAFEREKYFPNNTLINPTTSTSSYFTPVDIKGKAKVVYTVKSGDNVGYISSWFKVRASDLRYWNNINRDMIRVGQKLAIYVPEKEKDKYEKVNAMSFAQKQASIGKSSTPTKARETKPLDPAYEYYTVRKGDTLWDIAQKYAGISADEIMRLNNLKNDRGLFIGQKLKIKKKS; from the coding sequence ATGAAGCAAATAAGCAGATTCCTATTTTCTCTTTCAGCAATACTTTTTTTCGGCAACTTTTGTTGGGCACAGCAGCATATCGATTCATTAGCTGTCCAGGTTACCGACACCATGTTTGTAAGTGCCGACACTACTTTCAGTGCTGATACCACCGACTTTTTCTCAATGGAACCCGACGACAAACTGAATGCTATTTTTTCGGAAAAGATGGATAGTTTAATGGGATCGTGGGATATACAAAAGCGTTTTAATCTTGACACATCCGAAGTTAAATTACTTGACTATCCGCGCAACTTGCCGGATTCGGTATATCTTAAGCGCCTGCAGGATATTGAACAGGTGATTGACCTCACCTACAACCAGGTAGTAAAAAACTACATAAAAATGTATACCGAAAAACGCCGCGATCTGGTTGAAGTGATGCTGGGTTTATCAGCCTACTACTTTCCTGTTTTTGAAGAAACGCTGGATAAATACGACATGCCCCTCGAAATAAAATACCTGGCCATTATTGAATCCGCACTCAATCCTACAGCGCGGTCGCGTGTTGGAGCAAATGGCCTGTGGCAATTTATGTATGGCACGGCAAAAAACATGAAACTGGAAATTACGTCTTTTGTTGATGAGCGTCGCGACCCTGTAAAAGCAACTGACGCCGCAGCAAGGTACCTGCAAAAACTATACGATATTTATGGCGACTGGCATCTGGCAATTGCGGCCTACAACTGTGGCCCCGGAAATGTTAATCGCGCCATTCGTCGCTCGGGCGGGAAAACCAATTACTGGGAAATTTATTACCGACTGCCCCGGGAAACAAGAGGTTATGTGCCGGCATTTATAGCTGCCACCTATGCTTTTGAATACCACAAAGAGCATCAGCTCATTGCACGCTACCCCGAGATTGAACTATCGGTAGATACGGTAATGGTTAACGATTACCTGCATTTTAACCAGGTTTGTGCAAAAGTTAATATTGAAAAAGAAGAGCTTCGTGCATTAAATCCAATGTACCGGAGAGATGTTATTCCTGCAAAACAGAGCAAACCTTATCCATTGGTTTTACCTAACGATGTGATTCTGGATTTTGTAGGTCTCGACACTACAATTTATGCCTTCGAACGCGAAAAGTATTTCCCGAATAATACGCTGATAAATCCAACAACAAGCACAAGCAGTTATTTTACTCCAGTTGATATTAAAGGAAAAGCAAAAGTTGTTTACACCGTAAAATCGGGCGACAATGTTGGCTACATCTCTTCGTGGTTTAAGGTAAGGGCATCCGACCTCAGGTACTGGAATAATATAAATCGCGACATGATTCGTGTTGGGCAAAAGCTGGCCATTTATGTTCCTGAAAAGGAAAAAGACAAGTACGAAAAAGTTAACGCCATGAGCTTTGCTCAAAAGCAGGCATCAATAGGCAAATCAAGTACTCCAACCAAAGCCCGCGAAACCAAACCTCTCGATCCGGCCTACGAATATTACACGGTACGAAAAGGTGATACCCTTTGGGATATTGCGCAAAAATATGCCGGAATCTCGGCAGATGAAATTATGCGTTTAAACAACCTGAAAAACGACAGGGGATTATTTATCGGGCAAAAACTTAAAATTAAAAAGAAAAGTTAG
- a CDS encoding TrmH family RNA methyltransferase: MNTNSVEFFTSRANENFPKSSQIIVAAWHLANAENIGKIIRLAHNLGASEALFIKENENHRASKIKKTAGFSFDQMNWRFISERDFLALLNHQFKLTILETCTGANNIFNEKLPKKTILLAGSESHGLPEKIISMANKKVYIPMPGNCKSLNISNALAVAAFEWYRQQTSV, encoded by the coding sequence ATGAACACCAACTCTGTAGAATTTTTCACTTCCCGCGCTAACGAAAATTTTCCCAAAAGTTCGCAAATTATTGTGGCAGCCTGGCATTTAGCCAATGCCGAAAACATTGGAAAAATAATTCGACTTGCCCACAACTTGGGAGCTTCCGAAGCCTTATTCATAAAAGAAAATGAAAATCACCGTGCATCGAAAATCAAAAAAACAGCCGGCTTTTCTTTCGACCAAATGAACTGGCGCTTTATTTCAGAAAGAGATTTTTTAGCACTTTTAAACCACCAGTTTAAGTTAACAATTTTAGAAACCTGCACCGGTGCAAACAATATTTTTAACGAAAAACTACCTAAAAAAACCATTTTGCTTGCCGGAAGCGAGTCGCACGGATTACCCGAAAAAATAATTTCCATGGCCAATAAAAAGGTGTATATTCCTATGCCGGGCAACTGCAAATCGTTAAATATATCAAATGCATTGGCAGTTGCCGCATTTGAATGGTACCGCCAGCAAACCTCTGTCTAA